GCAGGGGGCAACGATGCGGAGCTACTCGCGATTCTCGATGACCCGGCGCCCACCTACTACGAGCATCGACTGGCTGCTTAGAATGACTGTCATCGGCCCATCGCGGCCATCGTAGCCGAGAGTGTCGCCACACCCAACCCAGCAACAGTAGTCGCCGAGCTGGGTGTGATCTAGGCTACCTTCTGCGTCTCTGCACACGACACAGATGCCACCGCGTTTGCCGCCTCCTCCATGGCCGACATGAGCACTGTGTCCGAGAGATGCGCATACCGCTGAGTCGTCTTCACCTGCGTGTGTCCCAGCAGCCGCCCCACCTCATAGATCGACCGCCCGGAGTTCACCAGGTTGCTCGCGAAGCTGTGCCGCAGATCGTGGATACGCACACCATCCAGACCGGCCCGCTTCCGTATCGCATCCCATTGGTGATGCAGATTGCCCCATGGCTTCAGGGTTGAGGGGTTCGGTACCACGTATGAGCAGCCATCGAATCGGGGCAATGAGGCGAGCACATCGACGGCCGCCGACGACAGGGGAACATTGCGCGCCCTCCCCGACTTCGACATCGGTATGTGCCACATCCGACGTTCAAGGTCTACGTGCTCCCAGCGAGCCTCCAGCAGTTCCCTCTTGCGGCAACCCAGCATCAGCAGCAGCGGGACAATGACCCTCATCTGCTCGTAGGGGCACGCCTCCAGCACCGTGCGCAGCCGCTGGACCTCCTCGGCGGTCAGGTAGCGCTCCCGGCCATTGTTGAGCTGAAACAGCTTCAGTGACTGAGCCGGGTTGTTCGACGCCCCCTGCACCTTCATTCGACGACCGAGGTTGTAGAAGATCTTGAACAGGGTCGGCATCTTATTGGCCGTCGAGAGTGCATAGCCGCGGGCCTTCAGTTCATCATGAGCATCACCGATCATCTTGGGTGTGATCTCGTCCAGCCGACGCGAGCCAAATCGCGGCAGGATGTGATGCTTCAGGAAGCTCACCGTGGATTGGTAGTTGCGACGATGTGCGCGTATGTGCGGCATGTAGACGTCGCGGATGAACTCCGACAGGGTGGGAACCGTGCGCTGTGCTCGGCGCTCATCCATGGGACTATCGCCGCCGACGACGCGGGAGCGGACCCGCTGTGCTGTGTCGCGTGCACGGGTGAAGTTGATGGACGCGGCATCGCCGATCTTGTACTGGCGCTGCTTGCCGTACTGGTCGCGGTAGCGCAGGTGGTAGGTCTTGCCGCCCGACGCACGGACCTCCAGGATGAAGCCCGGCACGGCGGTGTCGTAGAGGTCGATCTTGCTGCGACCCTCCGGGCACGTAGCGGTGTTGACGATGGATGTGGACAGGGTGACGGTGGGCACGATGGTGACTCCTCAGAAAAGTACAGACGAAAAAAAACCCCACCGGCAGCGAGTGCAGGCAGGGCCTGTGATTGGGTGATCTATTGGTTGGTTAGACTAGGTGGATCTCCTTGATTTGTGTGAACCGATGCGGGCTCGCAGCGGCTCTGAGACATGGGTTTCTTCTGGGCGGGCCACACACCCAACGGTCGGGGGGACGGGAGGCAACGGAAGCAACTTTGCCAACCTTGGCCGGCCCAGCTGTGGCGGCGGAAGCGCCAGGCAGGTCTTTGCGCGTGTTTCTGCTACCCGTGCCTCCGCCCTGAGTTAGCGTTGCATGCGGTCATGCCAATAGAAAGTCGTGTTCTCTGCCCCCCGTGCTACCGCCCGGTTGAGCTCACACCAAAAAAAAGGGAGACCCTTTTGAGGACTCCCTTTGGCATCTCTGCAGAGACTTGACTGACTTAGAACACCACTTCCGGCACTTCCCTTTCGGTACGTGCGCTTACGCCATAAACCGACGGAGCCCTGAACGGGACTAGCCACCGCTCACGATCCCGGATCTTCTTACTGCCGCCGAAGAACTCTCTCAGCAGCCTGGCGCACTCCTTGGCCTGTCCATTGGTGGGATACGAGATGCCGAGCTTTACGAGCACTTCGCTGGAGGTAAAAGCCTCACACCCACTTCGATCGCTGCACTCCACATCGACCTTTTCAAGGAACGCCTCACGAATCACGCTAACTGCGCGGTGCTTGCGGTTCTCGTACTCCAGGAGTGCTTCCTCCTCTTGATTGAGCCACCACGTTGCACCCTCGTCCAGCATCACCAGAGCCTGCGCATACAACTGCTGCATGTTGATGCCATGCTGGTAGTTGATGTGTTCGGTCTCGATGGTCCAGAACCTTGAATTTCCCGTTGAATCCTCCAAAAAGTTGTACTCATTCACAGAAGCACAGAACACTGTCCGCCTGCGATATTCCGATTCGGTCCGTGCATACGGCTTCCGAATCTTGTCCTGATCACTCGTCAAAAAGCCCTTCAATCGAGCGAAATCCTTCCCGATAGTGCTGTCCAGTTCTCCCAGCTCGACGATCAGATGCTTGATCGCACCAAGCTTTGAGTCCTTGTTGTGTACGTCCAGATGATGGTCGATCTTGACTAGTCGCTCGCGCAACTCGGGATCGTCCACCAAGCCCCGGAACCAGCTCGTCTTGCCGAGGCCCTGCCGCCCCTGCATGGTCAGTACACCGCGACCGCTGAAGTTCGTCTGAGTCGCTGCGGCCGCAACGCTCAAGACAAACTTCACGACCAGGATGTCCCGCAGAAACTTGGGGTAGCTCTTCGCCGGAGTGATGGTTTCAGCAATGGCCGCCATCCGATCAACGCCGTCCCATGGTTCGGAGCGCATCCACTCCTCAGCACAGTTCGTCTCGTTGTCTTTGGCCATCACCTCGATATAGCCCGAGATGTTCGCCGCCGGCAACTTGTTCAACTGAGCCAGGCTAATGACCGTGGCCAGCAGGGCTTCCTGCATGCCTTCGGTGTTGGCTACGCCGTCCATGAACAGCGCTGTGGACTTGGTGATCAAGTCGTTTGACACCGAAATGCCGTAACCCTTGAGCATGTGGGCGAGATTCTCGATCGTGCCCGGTAGTGCGTGATGTGGTAACTCTGGTTGGTGTGGAAAGCTGGCCTTGTCCAGCGGCTGGAAAACCCTGGTCAGACTTGGCAAGAAGGACTTGCGTCCTGCGCGCTTTGTTGCTTTCACTACCGTATCTTCGTATTCCTTTGTCATCGTTGTGTTCCCTTTTTTTTGTATTTATTAGAACTTTATTAATAGCATCAAGCGTTCAAGCCTGAAGCCGCTGGTCTGAGAAACTCTGATCAGGAGTAACTCAGGACCGCTAGTTTAGGGCGGGGCCAAATGGGGCCAGGGCGCAGATGCATCTACATGTAACGGCACAAATTCGAGCTCGATTTGCCTAATTTGATAACGGGAAAATAGCCGCAAACTTGCACATTGAATACTATGACACCAAAACATAAAAACCACCCCATTGATACTTACCAATAAGTAGTACCAAATTTTGTAGAAATTAGCATTTTTGATTATCGCCAGCGATACATCACATTGCAATTGAAATAAAGAGGGACGAAATGCATTTCCTCCACTATAGATACGTGCTTTTCCCCACGCTGCTTGCCCGTCAGACCCCGGCAAGAGCGCAGGAGCTGATGCCCTTGCGTGGTCATCATTGACCGCACTTAGAACCGGCCCCGGAACCCTTTTCGAAAAGTTGGTCAGGCTGCCCCCCGTGCCCCCGTCTGGTTGCCCGAGCCGAGCCGCTGCCCCGGGTGGTGCCCGAGGTTGCCCAGGTTTGGCCATAGCGGCCCCGTCGGCGCCCCGGCATGGCCACCCCCATTGCTCGCACCTGCGCGGCCCTGGCGGTCACATTCGGCGGCCCACGCGCGGTCTGGCTGGTCAGCGGCGGCGGCCCGGTCCAACTTGCTGCGTCGGTGATGCATGACATGGATGACTCCCTACTTGAATAGGTACAGAACGAAGGTGATGGCCAGCACGATCAGGCAGGCCGCTACGATTGGCTTGAGGTAGCAGACAGCAACTAGGCAGACAATGCCGAACCCCCTCGTACTCGCGAAGAGCATCGAGAGCAGCGCAGCCGCCAGCAGAGCGCCGATCACGCCCGTCATTGCGCACCCCGGGACTTGCGCTTGGGTGCCTCAGTTGTGGGTGTGAACACAGAGGCCAGCGGCACGTCGGGATTGCGTGCATAGCCACGTGCGCCCTCCGGCATCGGCACCAGCACACCGAGCCCCAGCAGCACGGCCATGAGGAAGCCGCCCGTGTTGATGGAGCGACCGGCGTACAGCTCGCGGAAAGCCGATGACGTGATCGGACCATCGCCCGCGATCACACCATCAATCTCCTTGGCGAAGATCCAATCCCGCGCGAACATGCCCCGCCCGGTGTTGTCGTGGATGCGGATGAAGTGCTCGCGCTCTCCGATGTGGCCCAGGTGGTAGGTCAGCACGGAGCGGCCGGATACTGATGGACATTGGCCCTCACGCAGGACCTGAACGAGGTCGTCGAGGGTCGGTGCTTCTGCGATGGTGATTTCTTCGTTGGACATGGATAGCTCCTATTGGTTGGCGGTGTGGATCAAATGAGCCGCGCAAGGACGGCGGGGTACTGACGGATGACCAGCAGCAGCGCGAGCGCCTCGGCCAGATCACGGGGGATGCCGGCATCGAACTGCATGACGGCCGCCCTCTCCTCCCACGCTTCACGCAGGTTCTCGTCGAGCAGCGCGGCGAAGTCGGCGACGATGGGGTGGCTCTCATGCATACAAATCTCCGGACGTAAAAAAACCGCCAGAGAGGCGGTTGGGGGTGGGGGGACGGGGGGCGACATTCATGACATTGCCTCGCGACAATGAGCAAGCAGATCGGGATCGACGTTGGGGCGCACAGGTACGTACACCACCACGCCCGATCCGTCGTCGCTCAATACGATGGTCAGCTCGATCCAATGCTTATGGGACTCGATGACGTCCAGCGGGCGCTCCAGCAGCGGGAATCCCAACTCGGCGTCGATCGCGGCAAGTGCATCGCCGGGTTCGACAATGACCAGCCGCACCATCTCCGTGAGGTCGCAGCCGTCATCGTCCAGGTCCGCCACTAGCCGCGCGATGAGCACCGACAGTGATGGTTCGTCGGGGTCTGCTCCGGCACTTCGGATCGAGGCCGAATCACGCAATACGCGCATATGTAGTTCTCCGTTTGTTGTGTGAAATGAAAAAGGGCCCCACGGAGTGAACCGAGGGACCCATCGGGGGTTACTGCAGAGATCGACTATTGAATTTTTCGGCGTCTCCTACGCAGGGTCCACACCAGCACAGCGGCCAGCAGGACGACCAGCACCGTGACCGCCAGCCGCAGCACCGAGGCCATGGCGAGGGCCGCACCTAGCTGGAACATGGCGAGCGCGGCGGGGATCGCCAGCAGGGATATCCAGATCATTGATTTCCTTTCATACAGACAAAAAAAAAGCCCCGGGATTTCTCCTGGGGCGCGGGGTGGGGATGGCTTTGGGTTAGTTAGAGGCTCACGATGATTGACGCGCACTTTGGGAAATCCACGTCCTTCGTCGCCATGAAGTGCCATGAGCCCTCCAGGAACGACACAAAGGCCATCTGAAAGCCGGTGTAGCCGCCGAATCGATTCTTGGAATTGACAGCAACACACGCGTGCTTATTGGGAAGAACAAGGACGTCACCGAAGCGAGCAGAGTCAGGATCGATCAGAGAGCGCTGAACCGCCTGAGTGATTTGAAGCTTCTCGCTGCTTGTGGCAGGTCGGACCGCTTTCAACTTTTCAGCCTCGCTGGGGTTCTGGGCCGCGCTGTGCTGCACCACCCCACAGACAGCCACTACCGCCAACAGGCACTGGCCGATGATTTTTCGCGCGGTAATGGATTGAACAAACAAACTCATGGTTCTCCTTGGTATCGATGAAGTGAAAGACAGCGAGCGGCCGCGACGGACCATCCGCAAAGGGACAATCAATGTCACGTTTTTCGTGACGACAGATTATCACCACGTCACGAGACTCGTGACATGGGTTCAGAGCCTGCTCACACCACAAATCTCATCGGGAAGCGCATTCGCTCACGCCGTGAAGATTTGGGCTGGTCGCAGGAAAAGTTGGGTGTGCTGATAGGCATCGACGAGTCGTCGAGCCGGGCAAGAATCAGCCGCTATGAGTTGGGCAACCATGAACCCCAGTTGGGCATTGCGCGCAACATCGCGAAAGCATTGGAGGTGCCGCTGGCCTACCTCTACTGTGAGGAGAACGACGTGGCCGAGTTGCTGCTTGCGATGCAGGCCGTGAAAGGCAAACGGCGAACAGCTCTGATTGCCTCTTGGCTGGAACAGGTCGGATAGTTTGAGGTCGCGTCGCGCTGAGGACTTATGCAGCCTCGCACACGGGCGGACGTGGACCGACGCCACATCTCGGAGATCGAGCTAGGGCGGAATACCCCGGGCCTGCGTCTCATCTTCAAGCTCTGCGATGCACTTGACATCGCGCCCTCGGATCTGCTGAAGGACATCGAGAGGCGCATGCGGGTGCAGGCCCCGCGTTAGTGCCGGTCCGGGCCGGGTGCCCGGGGGGTGCCCAGGTTGGCCCCGGGTGACGCCAACGTGGCCCAGCCATGACCACCCCCATGGCCCGGGGTTGCGCGTCGCCTGCGGCCAGTTGTGCGGCGGCCCACCACACCCAATCAAACTACCATCAGCGCCACCGTCCCGCTCAATGGAGGCCAGATGAATCGCACTGATCAGCTGATTGCCGATCTCGACTATCTTGAAAACGCAGGCATGACGGTCGAGCAACTCCGGTCTCTGCATCATTGGTCGGACAAGGAGACACGTGAGCGCGTGACGTTCAGCAGTGCGCGCGACTACTTCTCCCATGGGCACGATATGAGGACCAACAACGCGGCTTTTGCGGACAGACTGCGCGTCGTGGCAGATCTGCATCAGCGAGGGCTCGCAGGACTTGTTGAGATCGCCCTGCTTAGGCGCCCCTTCTGACCCAATGCTGTTTAAAGCACGTACATGCCCCTCGCGCAGCTCGGACCATGGACATTCAATCTGGTCCGTCGCCAACAGCTCGTATATGAAGGGCCTGCGTTGCGCGCGCTGCCCGGGGGTGTTCTACCAGGCAGGCATGGGCGTCTGGCTCTGGTCGTCGCTGCTGATGCCGATCACACCATTCTTCCTGATCCATTGGGCTGTGGGCATCGTGGCGATGGTCGCGGAAGTCTTGCATGTGATGGTGTATATCAATCGAAGAATGCCACTGTTGGCAGCGCAGCGAAGCTAGGAATGAGGCGCATGTGAGATCTATTACGGCGCACGCATAATCCAAGTGGGCCAAAGGTACCAAACTAGCGATCCCACAACGCATACTGGGGGAACAGTCACGTCACACGCCTGATTGCATGCTCGGCGAGGACTGAACAAACCAATCTGACTCCGCTATTTCTTGCCGCAATGCTGGTCAATAAATATTGCACCGCAAAAAGTCCAAAGGCCTGGAAAATCGTAATGATTGACACCACAGAGAATGTCATAACGAGCGGCACGAGCAGCATAAGGAGGAATGACAATCCAGCCATTTCGCGAAAACGAAGAAAGCTCCGGTTTGCATCGATCACGCTGGTCTTTGCATCCACCCTTCGATACAGCTTGTACCACAACTCGTTCTGTTCACGGGGAACCTTCGGGAAAGATCCCACGTTCTGCTGCAACGATGCCATATCAATCCGGGGGTCGGCAGGACCGTGTCGTGTGAATGCTCTGCAGCCTGGTAGATGATCCTTAATCCGCCAAAAAACAAGCATTTCTTTAAGTGTTGCAGGCAGAAGACCTGCCAGAATCAAAATTGGCACAGGCAAGAGAGCATTCAATGCAACCCGCACTCCACTAATTTGGCTCAATGATGTGTTAGCGACAACACTTGGGAAAACTATGCCAATCAAGACAAGAATATCAAGTGCGACAAGTGCTACCAACCATGGTAGGTTCCATGCCTTTACGTGACTACTACGTGTGTTAGCCATCTTAGTGATACTCAGTATCGATAGTGAAGCTTCCGTTCTCCGCTACGATGAAA
The sequence above is a segment of the Hydrogenophaga sp. BPS33 genome. Coding sequences within it:
- a CDS encoding helix-turn-helix domain-containing protein, which produces MGSEPAHTTNLIGKRIRSRREDLGWSQEKLGVLIGIDESSSRARISRYELGNHEPQLGIARNIAKALEVPLAYLYCEENDVAELLLAMQAVKGKRRTALIASWLEQVG
- a CDS encoding helix-turn-helix domain-containing protein codes for the protein MQPRTRADVDRRHISEIELGRNTPGLRLIFKLCDALDIAPSDLLKDIERRMRVQAPR
- a CDS encoding VapE domain-containing protein, with the protein product MTKEYEDTVVKATKRAGRKSFLPSLTRVFQPLDKASFPHQPELPHHALPGTIENLAHMLKGYGISVSNDLITKSTALFMDGVANTEGMQEALLATVISLAQLNKLPAANISGYIEVMAKDNETNCAEEWMRSEPWDGVDRMAAIAETITPAKSYPKFLRDILVVKFVLSVAAAATQTNFSGRGVLTMQGRQGLGKTSWFRGLVDDPELRERLVKIDHHLDVHNKDSKLGAIKHLIVELGELDSTIGKDFARLKGFLTSDQDKIRKPYARTESEYRRRTVFCASVNEYNFLEDSTGNSRFWTIETEHINYQHGINMQQLYAQALVMLDEGATWWLNQEEEALLEYENRKHRAVSVIREAFLEKVDVECSDRSGCEAFTSSEVLVKLGISYPTNGQAKECARLLREFFGGSKKIRDRERWLVPFRAPSVYGVSARTEREVPEVVF
- a CDS encoding site-specific integrase, with the protein product MPTVTLSTSIVNTATCPEGRSKIDLYDTAVPGFILEVRASGGKTYHLRYRDQYGKQRQYKIGDAASINFTRARDTAQRVRSRVVGGDSPMDERRAQRTVPTLSEFIRDVYMPHIRAHRRNYQSTVSFLKHHILPRFGSRRLDEITPKMIGDAHDELKARGYALSTANKMPTLFKIFYNLGRRMKVQGASNNPAQSLKLFQLNNGRERYLTAEEVQRLRTVLEACPYEQMRVIVPLLLMLGCRKRELLEARWEHVDLERRMWHIPMSKSGRARNVPLSSAAVDVLASLPRFDGCSYVVPNPSTLKPWGNLHHQWDAIRKRAGLDGVRIHDLRHSFASNLVNSGRSIYEVGRLLGHTQVKTTQRYAHLSDTVLMSAMEEAANAVASVSCAETQKVA